GCCAACTAAAGAGGGTGTGTATTCTATTAAAATCGTCACAACTGTTCCAAGAGAAATTCAAAAAGAAATCAAACTCCGTCTCTTTAGAGAGGAAGTTATTAATTTGGGATTTAATCCGGACAGGATTCCGAAAGGATATTATAGAAACCCATATTTTACCGGCGTTATAAATTTGGTCCCATTCCCCGTTGGTATTGGTTATTTTTATATTGATGAGGTCTTTATTGGCAAAAATGATCCGACAAATAATACCCCAATGAATTCCATGGTTACTCGATTCATTTTGCCAGCATTATTTTCTTTACCGCTTGAAAGCCCATATCGTATTTTTATTCTTTCGGCAGGGATGCTTTTCGATACTTACAATTGCATAAGTTTAGTAAATAAGAAGAATGAATACGCTTCGGAATTTAAAATATAGAAAGGAAGTTGTTTTTATGCGAACGAGAAATATTGCAATGTCTGTGATCCTATTATTCGTTTTGCCATTTATGCAAGTAGCAAGGGCAGAACTCCCAAATAATAATCAGTACAATCAAGGCAAATTTGATTTAATGATCATTACAAAAACAGGGGAAACAATTTCGTATATAAATGCTCGAAATGGTTTGAAATACTCTGAGGCGGGGCAAGATTGGTATATTACAAGAGGAGGGAAAAAGATTACTGAGCCTGAATTTTTAAAAGCAATTGGCCAAAATGAGCGAGCCAATCAAATATTGCAAAGCATGGCTGGCGTGAGACTTGCCGATATTATTGGAGGAGGGCTCCTACTCATCGGTGGAACATTATTCTGGACAATAAATGATACTGCAATAACCAATGCCGCTGTTTCAATGATTGTTGCGGGTATATCTATAGGTATATTTGCGACCATTATTTCTCGCGTTTTGCCAAAACATTACTTAACTATTGAAGAGGTAGAGTATCAGATAGGTCTCTATAATGCGCAACTTATGAAGGAACCCGTGTCTGAAGATAAAAAATGATTATTCGATATAAAATTATAATCTGCCTGCTGATAGCTATCTTTGGCTATAGTGCTTATGCAAGTAATATAGAAGGGACAAAAACTTATAAGGATTATATTTTTATATTGGTTCATGGCCTAAATAGTAACAAGGGGATTTTTACGGGAGAAAAAGGGTTCGGCGATCTAAAAGGATTCCTCGAGAAACCAACTGATCAGGGTGGTTTAGGATTGAAAGGGCATGTTTTCGCTTATACTTTTAATGATCCTTCCGGTGATTACATGAGCAAAGCAAGGGAATTGGGTGACCGTAAATATAATAATGTACCTGAAATGGATGGCCTTTGTTGGCTGGAAAAAGCCAAAAAAGATTTTGTTAATTCTAACCCTGCCGGCACGCCGGTCCCGGATAAATATATTTTAGTAACACACAGCGCTGGGAATCTGGCGGCCCGAGCGTACATTTATTCAAATAATTTTAGTTTTAGACCCTTATGGGGAGATGCATTTGGGCACAAAGCAGAAGAAGGATTTTATCAGAATGATGTGGATAAGGTAGTATTTGTAGCCGCACCCTTCACTGGCACAGGAGCTACTTATTTATATTGGCAAGCATGGTGGGACATTGCTCCGTATTTTGGCACAAAAACGGATAAGTGGCTTTGTGCGGACTGGGATGCAAAATGGCAGTCTTTACAGAATGGTGTCGGAAAGGTATTGGAAACCTTTGATATTTATGAGATATATAATATGCTTAAAGGTTCACCATCGAATCCCTTTTCTCCTTATTTGTCGGCGGCAAGTTTTGGCGGAGCGAGTGCTCTTGGCTTAGCATTCGTTAAAAATATTTACAGTACTGGTCCTGGTGAGTCTAAAATTTCAGTCCCTTGGAGCCCGGGGGTGGTACAGTTATTCCCTTCAAATGCCGCGGCTCTTTCATCTCTGACGTACTTATCTACAGGTCAGCCAAACATTGCAACATTAGCGCCTGTTGTTGGATTATTAAATTCTTCAATTGACGGTCCCAGATTTGTTGGGGCCTTAAATAATGCAAAATTATCTGATCCGGCGGAAGAGCCAGCTTATAGCATTTTTTACGGTAGAGGGATCCCAACCTATGATCCTGTTACGACCGCCACCTTTGCTGGATTAAAAGAAATATATCAACGCAGAAATGCGGACAGTCTATCCGAGTTTTTCCAAAAGCCCCCAAAAACAGAGGCGGGTTCAGGCGATATGATCGGCTCATTTTTCGACCTTGATTATCAGAAAGCGACTCTATTACAGCCGGGTTTTTGGGCTCTTCCTACTATACAAGCAAAGTTCTTAAGTTTGGCAATGGCAAGAACCATGGATAAGCTTGACATTGCGGAATATTTCTTTGGGGGAGGATATTTTACTCAAGATGGGGACTTTTTTGTCCCAGTTGGAAGTGCTAGTGGGGATGAAGTTGGCCATTTGAAAAACGCCCAAAGACGGTCATATACTTTTAAGGCAGATCATTTTGAAAATTACTTAAATGATCAATTTATTAAAGAGGTTGCAGTTACAGAAGCAGCAATCGCTACGGCGGCTTATTTTGCATCGTTAAGTGGCGTCCCTTATCAAACCGCTTGGGAAAGTTTTTGGTGGATGAGGATCCCGGCTGCTTTAAGCTTAATTGATAAAGTTTATTATGACCTTGATGGATTGAAGAAAAGTTTGGAGGCACATGGCCGAATTCTTGATCAACAAGACCTTGTAAAAACAGCTATTTTGGATACTTTTGCAATTGCCACGATCACTGATCTCCAAACTGTCGCTACCGGCGAAGTCGGCGGTTCGCCAGAAGCGACGACTCTTTCTTTTTCTGTTGGTCCAGCCGTCCCCTCCGGATTTGAATCGATCAAGGTCAAAAGCGTGGCCGAAAATCGGGCCACCAGTGGTGCTGTCAATTTGCCTGTCCCTATGACGCTTAAAGCGCTGTCTGCTACCGGAGAGGGAGAGAGAAAATATGTAACGTCGATAATGGTAACCAAGCCGCCCGAGCGAATTGCTGGAAAATTGAACTATCTAGTCCCAAAATTGATGAGATCATTTGAATATTCCTTTAATTTCGCCGCCTGGAAGCCGATCGAAAATGTTAATCCGGAAACAGGGGAATTTGTTTTGGAGAATTTGCCCTTTGCGGAAGGGCAAAACGTTCTGGCGATAAGAAGCGAGAACGCGGTGGGAGTAAAGGCGCATCAGCTTATGACCTTTACCCTCAACACCGTACCGCTTTTGTCTACTGGCTACGACCCAGCGCCTCAATTCTACATTAATGATAATAAACACGATATATACGTCGAATTTAATATGACCAAGTATTCTAAAATTAGCGATCTGTCATTCGATTCCATGACTCTTGACGGCGAGACGGTCGTTCCGGAGACGGAGATTGTTCCCGATGATTACCATCTCAAATTAAAAGTAAGATACAAAATACCATCGGACAAGCCCCTGAAAGATGGTGAACATAGGGTAGTAGTCAGGGTCAACAGCGAAGTCGGCTCGGCGCAGGCGATCTGGCCGTTTTATGTCGACACCAAACCGCCGTTCATCTCTATTGAAGCAATCGCGCCCTTCAGCCCCAGAGCTCCCGCGACGATCAGATATAACGCATCCGATGAGGTTTCCCCTAATCTTCTTGCCGCCCGTTGCGACCTCTACGATTCAAATGACAATTTCATAACGAATATAGCCACTTCAGATACCGTTGCCAAAGGCGATAATTTCTTTACTTGGGATCCAAACCTTGTCCCGCCGCCGGCGGACGGAGAGTACAAAGTTAAGATCAAGATTTTCGACCTGCCCAAAAACTCCGCGATTGCCGAACAACCTGTTGTTATAGATTCAACTCCGCCGGTTGTCGCCGGAGTAAACGTCGAACCTAATCCCCTGACCTCAAAGACCACGGAACTGGGCTTAACGACCAGGGTCAATGAAAAGTCGACGGTAATCATCAGGCTTAATAATACAACCAATAATTCGACAACTGCGTATTTAACACAGGCAATAAAAGCGCCCGACGGCGGCAGTTTTATTGCCTCTTATATTTGGAAATATAACGATATGTTATCAAAGGGGCCGGAAGACGGGATTTATAACGTGGAGGTTATCGCTCGCGACGAAGCCGGGAATGAAAGTGCGCCGAGGACGCTGGAAGCGGTCAGAATTGACCGGACACCGCCGAAGATTTACGGGCAGATCACCAGCCCTTATGTGCTGTCGAATATAGGGAGCAACGCTTATAAAACAACGCTGTCCTACAATCTTTCCGAGGCAAAAAGTGCGAAGGTAAAAATATATAATTCCAACACAGGCGCTCTTGTCAATACTATTCCTGTCGCTCCGGCGGTCAATGGCGCGAACGAAATTAACTGGGACGGGAGCAGCGCTTCACTGCCCAAAGGAGCGTACCGCTTTCAAATAATTGCGGAGGACGATGTCG
This window of the Candidatus Margulisiibacteriota bacterium genome carries:
- a CDS encoding FlgD immunoglobulin-like domain containing protein, which produces MIIRYKIIICLLIAIFGYSAYASNIEGTKTYKDYIFILVHGLNSNKGIFTGEKGFGDLKGFLEKPTDQGGLGLKGHVFAYTFNDPSGDYMSKARELGDRKYNNVPEMDGLCWLEKAKKDFVNSNPAGTPVPDKYILVTHSAGNLAARAYIYSNNFSFRPLWGDAFGHKAEEGFYQNDVDKVVFVAAPFTGTGATYLYWQAWWDIAPYFGTKTDKWLCADWDAKWQSLQNGVGKVLETFDIYEIYNMLKGSPSNPFSPYLSAASFGGASALGLAFVKNIYSTGPGESKISVPWSPGVVQLFPSNAAALSSLTYLSTGQPNIATLAPVVGLLNSSIDGPRFVGALNNAKLSDPAEEPAYSIFYGRGIPTYDPVTTATFAGLKEIYQRRNADSLSEFFQKPPKTEAGSGDMIGSFFDLDYQKATLLQPGFWALPTIQAKFLSLAMARTMDKLDIAEYFFGGGYFTQDGDFFVPVGSASGDEVGHLKNAQRRSYTFKADHFENYLNDQFIKEVAVTEAAIATAAYFASLSGVPYQTAWESFWWMRIPAALSLIDKVYYDLDGLKKSLEAHGRILDQQDLVKTAILDTFAIATITDLQTVATGEVGGSPEATTLSFSVGPAVPSGFESIKVKSVAENRATSGAVNLPVPMTLKALSATGEGERKYVTSIMVTKPPERIAGKLNYLVPKLMRSFEYSFNFAAWKPIENVNPETGEFVLENLPFAEGQNVLAIRSENAVGVKAHQLMTFTLNTVPLLSTGYDPAPQFYINDNKHDIYVEFNMTKYSKISDLSFDSMTLDGETVVPETEIVPDDYHLKLKVRYKIPSDKPLKDGEHRVVVRVNSEVGSAQAIWPFYVDTKPPFISIEAIAPFSPRAPATIRYNASDEVSPNLLAARCDLYDSNDNFITNIATSDTVAKGDNFFTWDPNLVPPPADGEYKVKIKIFDLPKNSAIAEQPVVIDSTPPVVAGVNVEPNPLTSKTTELGLTTRVNEKSTVIIRLNNTTNNSTTAYLTQAIKAPDGGSFIASYIWKYNDMLSKGPEDGIYNVEVIARDEAGNESAPRTLEAVRIDRTPPKIYGQITSPYVLSNIGSNAYKTTLSYNLSEAKSAKVKIYNSNTGALVNTIPVAPAVNGANEINWDGSSASLPKGAYRFQIIAEDDVGNIGTAYASCVKDGIAPEISYPAEDNTVVTGTISIRGTAIDPDWTNDKPFKDYRVYYKKSGEDWKTDFVEVPQVNRDPKDPKNISIRPLQNNSTLAYLYTNNLANGDYTIKVEVNEENGETLAATRLIRVNNDPMTASSIQVPYVKLKPVPATIEFKPDDSIKLPLGFINSVKPANVYLEVIKTGTLETPVYFKYFPNILGAPFIGKPDYKPGTDLGYFIWSDDDGYHLRWSADGSNHKFTGNIIITGGAGYSDVKTIGGGIKVQSPLINWDSSISGGEGGLDFKAASGQLMITAKTDEDPASPSITADNVYLGVSRYSQQYLPIIIDVAGQRLVDISSMGKAAASSNLERSTQTIDWNGKLDTSAYPDSGSYVVRVRAEGVDGVGVATDESMVEIKTPFEISNLRADPVDRKFSTLGGIDRVSVFYNVSKDSIVTANVFDDSDKYVATIANGKEVLGTTNLNNQLSVVWRGNFPDPDSGTVVTGGTYK